In a genomic window of Ipomoea triloba cultivar NCNSP0323 chromosome 3, ASM357664v1:
- the LOC116011944 gene encoding probably inactive leucine-rich repeat receptor-like protein kinase IMK2 isoform X1: MEAERCSLGGSCRCPLECVSQEGDGMKKWRKIEGVHGGFQLRRLKRCSLYYAQFLFLFLLQICGGYLVSSQGWDGVIITQADFQALQAFKQGLVDPKGFLKSWNDSGVGACSGDWVGIKCAQGQVIVIQLPWKGLGGKITDKIGQFQALRKLSLHDNVIGGSIPTTMGLLPNLRGVQLFNNRFTGSIPASLGLCRMLQTLDLSNNSFSGSIPDSLVNSTKLFRLNVSYNSLSGSIPQTLTQSPSIIFLDLKNNNLSGPIPDSWGGKSLFQLKFLSLDHNSLSGIIPASIGKLNELQELSISHNHLSGFIPNDIAKLSRLTRLDLSYNSINGSFLESLSNLSSLVVLKMESNQLGDQIPDSIDRLQKLSVLSLQNNKFGGDIPATIGNISTLTQLDFSQNNFSGEIPESLDDLPNLNLFNVSYNSLSGRVPTRLSQTFNSSAFAGNLQLCGYSPSTPCPITPAPATPEAPSPETPQKHGHKLGTKDIILIAAGALLVILLLLCCILICCLVKKRAASKAAEKDGPAGAAASARGEKGVPPTAGEVEAAGETGGKLVHFDGPMVFAADDLLCATAEIMGKSTYGTVYKATLEDGNQVAVKRLREKITKGQREFESEVNILGKIRHPNLLALRAYYLGPKGEKLLVFDYMAKGSLTTYLHAAARGPDTTVDWPTRMRIAKGIARGLLYLHTNANIIHGNLTSSNVLLDETTTAKIADYGLSRLMTAAANANVIATAGALGYRAPELSKLKKANTKTDVYSLGVIILELLTGKSPGEAMNGVDLPQWVASIVKEEWTNEVFDLELMRDASTIGDELLNTLKLALHCVDPSPSARPEVQLVLQQLEEIRPETATSSGDDGATAAAAAPTSD; the protein is encoded by the exons ATGGAAGCTGAAAGGTGCAGTCTTGGAGGTTCTTGCAGGTGCCCATTGGAGTGTGTGAGCCAGGAAGGTGATGGGATGAAGAAATGGAGGAAGATTGAAGGTGTCCATGGGGGGTTTCAGTTGAGGAGGTTGAAAAGGTGCAGTCTTTATTATGCCCAGTTCTTGTTTCTGTTTCTGCTGCAAATTTGTGGGGGTTATTTGGTTTCAAGTCAGGGTTGGGATGGTGTGATTATCACCCAGGCTGATTTTCAGGCACTGCAAGCCTTCAAGCAGGGCTTGGTTGATCCAAAAGGGTTCTTGAAAAGCTGGAATGATAGTGGGGTTGGGGCTTGTTCTGGGGATTGGGTAGGGATTAAGTGTGCTCAAGGTCAAGTGATTGTGATTCAGCTGCCATGGAAAGGGCTGGGTGGTAAGATTACTGACAAGATTGGTCAGTTTCAGGCTCTCAGAAAACTCAGCCTCCATGATAATGTGATTGGTGGTTCAATCCCAACAACTATGGGGCTTCTGCCTAACCTCAGAGGTGTTCAGCTCTTCAATAACAGGTTTACAGGTTCTATTCCTGCTTCACTTGGCTTGTGTAGAATGCTTCAAACTCTTGATCTTAGTAACAATTCATTTTCTGGGTCAATCCCAGATAGTTTAGTGAATTCAACTAAGCTGTTTAGGCTTAATGTTAGCTATAATTCTTTGTCTGGTTCAATCCCCCAAACCCTCACTCAATCCCCCTCCATTATCTTTCTTGATCTCAAGAATAATAACCTCTCTGGCCCTATCCCTGATTCCTGGGGTGGGAAAAGCCTTTTTCAGCTTAAGTTCTTGTCACTTGATCACAATTCTTTGTCTGGAATCATTCCTGCTTCCATAGGCAAGCTTAATGAGCTTCAAGAGCTTTCAATTAGTCATAACCATTTGAGTGGCTTTATCCCAAATGATATTGCAAAGCTTTCTAGGCTCACAAGACTCGATCTTTCGTATAATTCGATTAATGGGAGCTTTCTTGAAAGCCTCTCAAATCTGTCATCTCTGGTGGTGTTGAAGATGGAGAGCAACCAATTGGGTGATCAAATCCCAGACTCTATAGATAGGTTGCAGAAGTTGTCTGTTCTGAGCTTGCAGAACAACAAATTTGGTGGTGATATTCCAGCTACAATTGGGAATATTTCTACCCTTACACAACTAGATTTTTCCCAAAATAATTTCAGTGGAGAAATCCCAGAATCCCTTGATGATCTACCCAACCTTAATCTCTTCAATGTCTCCTACAACAGCCTTTCTGGCCGGGTTCCTACCCGCCTTTCTCAGACATTCAATTCAAGTGCCTTTGCTGGTAATCTCCAGCTGTGTGGCTACAGTCCTTCGACCCCGTGTCCTATAACACCAGCTCCTGCAACCCCGGAAGCTCCATCGCCCGAAACTCCACAAAAGCATGGTCATAAGCTGGGTACTAAAGACATTATTCTCATTGCAGCAGGAGCACTCCTTGTAATCCTGCTCCTCCTTTGTTGCATTCTGATATGCTGCTTAGTCAAGAAACGAGCCGCTTCTAAGGCAGCAGAAAAGGATGGCCCGGCTGGGGCTGCTGCCTCGGCTAGGGGAGAAAAAGGCGTTCCCCCGACTGCTGGGGAAGTCGAAGCAGCTGGGGAAACAGGAGGAAAGTTAGTCCATTTCGATGGCCCGATGGTGTTTGCTGCAGATGATCTTCTATGTGCCACTGCAGAGATAATGGGGAAGAGTACCTATGGAACAGTGTACAAAGCCACTTTGGAAGATGGCAATCAAGTTGCAGTGAAGAGATTGAGAGAGAAGATTACAAAAGGGCAAAGAGAATTTGAGAGTGAAGTCAACATTCTTGGGAAAATCAGGCATCCTAACCTTCTTGCCTTGAGAGCATATTACTTAGGTCCCAAAGGAGAGAAACTTCTCGTTTTCGACTATATGGCTAAAGGGAGCCTCACAACTTATCTTCATG CTGCAGCTCGCGGTCCTGATACAACAGTAGATTGGCCGACAAGAATGAGAATAGCGAAAGGCATCGCGAGGGGATTGCTCTATCTCCACACAAATGCGAATATCATTCATGGAAATCTAACATCAAGCAATGTCTTGCTTGATGAAACTACAACTGCCAAGATTGCAGACTATGGCCTTTCGCGCCTAATGACTGCTGCTGCGAATGCAAACGTGATTGCAACTGCAGGGGCGCTAGGATATCGTGCACCCGAGCTTTCGAAGCTCAAGAAGGCCAATACAAAGACCGATGTTTATAGCCTTGGAGTCATCATCCTGGAACTCCTAACTGGGAAGTCACCCGGAGAGGCAATGAATGGTGTGGACTTGCCTCAATGGGTTGCCTCAATTGTGAAAGAGGAGTGGACTAATGAAGTTTTCGATTTGGAACTGATGAGGGATGCTTCAACGATTGGTGATGAACTGTTGAACACGTTGAAACTCGCTCTGCATTGTGTGGACCCTTCACCTTCGGCTCGCCCTGAAGTTCAGCTAGTTCTTCAACAACTCGAAGAAATTAGACCTGAAACTGCAACCAGTTCGGGCGACGATGGtgcaac
- the LOC116011944 gene encoding probably inactive leucine-rich repeat receptor-like protein kinase IMK2 isoform X2 has protein sequence MEAERCSLGGSCRCPLECVSQEGDGMKKWRKIEGVHGGFQLRRLKRCSLYYAQFLFLFLLQICGGYLVSSQGWDGVIITQADFQALQAFKQGLVDPKGFLKSWNDSGVGACSGDWVGIKCAQGQVIVIQLPWKGLGGKITDKIGQFQALRKLSLHDNVIGGSIPTTMGLLPNLRGVQLFNNRFTGSIPASLGLCRMLQTLDLSNNSFSGSIPDSLVNSTKLFRLNVSYNSLSGSIPQTLTQSPSIIFLDLKNNNLSGPIPDSWGGKSLFQLKFLSLDHNSLSGIIPASIGKLNELQELSISHNHLSGFIPNDIAKLSRLTRLDLSYNSINGSFLESLSNLSSLVVLKMESNQLGDQIPDSIDRLQKLSVLSLQNNKFGGDIPATIGNISTLTQLDFSQNNFSGEIPESLDDLPNLNLFNVSYNSLSGRVPTRLSQTFNSSAFAGNLQLCGYSPSTPCPITPAPATPEAPSPETPQKHGHKLGTKDIILIAAGALLVILLLLCCILICCLVKKRAASKAAEKDGPAGAAASARGEKGVPPTAGEVEAAGETGGKLVHFDGPMVFAADDLLCATAEIMGKSTYGTVYKATLEDGNQVAVKRLREKITKGQREFESEVNILGKIRHPNLLALRAYYLGPKGEKLLVFDYMAKGSLTTYLHARGPDTTVDWPTRMRIAKGIARGLLYLHTNANIIHGNLTSSNVLLDETTTAKIADYGLSRLMTAAANANVIATAGALGYRAPELSKLKKANTKTDVYSLGVIILELLTGKSPGEAMNGVDLPQWVASIVKEEWTNEVFDLELMRDASTIGDELLNTLKLALHCVDPSPSARPEVQLVLQQLEEIRPETATSSGDDGATAAAAAPTSD, from the exons ATGGAAGCTGAAAGGTGCAGTCTTGGAGGTTCTTGCAGGTGCCCATTGGAGTGTGTGAGCCAGGAAGGTGATGGGATGAAGAAATGGAGGAAGATTGAAGGTGTCCATGGGGGGTTTCAGTTGAGGAGGTTGAAAAGGTGCAGTCTTTATTATGCCCAGTTCTTGTTTCTGTTTCTGCTGCAAATTTGTGGGGGTTATTTGGTTTCAAGTCAGGGTTGGGATGGTGTGATTATCACCCAGGCTGATTTTCAGGCACTGCAAGCCTTCAAGCAGGGCTTGGTTGATCCAAAAGGGTTCTTGAAAAGCTGGAATGATAGTGGGGTTGGGGCTTGTTCTGGGGATTGGGTAGGGATTAAGTGTGCTCAAGGTCAAGTGATTGTGATTCAGCTGCCATGGAAAGGGCTGGGTGGTAAGATTACTGACAAGATTGGTCAGTTTCAGGCTCTCAGAAAACTCAGCCTCCATGATAATGTGATTGGTGGTTCAATCCCAACAACTATGGGGCTTCTGCCTAACCTCAGAGGTGTTCAGCTCTTCAATAACAGGTTTACAGGTTCTATTCCTGCTTCACTTGGCTTGTGTAGAATGCTTCAAACTCTTGATCTTAGTAACAATTCATTTTCTGGGTCAATCCCAGATAGTTTAGTGAATTCAACTAAGCTGTTTAGGCTTAATGTTAGCTATAATTCTTTGTCTGGTTCAATCCCCCAAACCCTCACTCAATCCCCCTCCATTATCTTTCTTGATCTCAAGAATAATAACCTCTCTGGCCCTATCCCTGATTCCTGGGGTGGGAAAAGCCTTTTTCAGCTTAAGTTCTTGTCACTTGATCACAATTCTTTGTCTGGAATCATTCCTGCTTCCATAGGCAAGCTTAATGAGCTTCAAGAGCTTTCAATTAGTCATAACCATTTGAGTGGCTTTATCCCAAATGATATTGCAAAGCTTTCTAGGCTCACAAGACTCGATCTTTCGTATAATTCGATTAATGGGAGCTTTCTTGAAAGCCTCTCAAATCTGTCATCTCTGGTGGTGTTGAAGATGGAGAGCAACCAATTGGGTGATCAAATCCCAGACTCTATAGATAGGTTGCAGAAGTTGTCTGTTCTGAGCTTGCAGAACAACAAATTTGGTGGTGATATTCCAGCTACAATTGGGAATATTTCTACCCTTACACAACTAGATTTTTCCCAAAATAATTTCAGTGGAGAAATCCCAGAATCCCTTGATGATCTACCCAACCTTAATCTCTTCAATGTCTCCTACAACAGCCTTTCTGGCCGGGTTCCTACCCGCCTTTCTCAGACATTCAATTCAAGTGCCTTTGCTGGTAATCTCCAGCTGTGTGGCTACAGTCCTTCGACCCCGTGTCCTATAACACCAGCTCCTGCAACCCCGGAAGCTCCATCGCCCGAAACTCCACAAAAGCATGGTCATAAGCTGGGTACTAAAGACATTATTCTCATTGCAGCAGGAGCACTCCTTGTAATCCTGCTCCTCCTTTGTTGCATTCTGATATGCTGCTTAGTCAAGAAACGAGCCGCTTCTAAGGCAGCAGAAAAGGATGGCCCGGCTGGGGCTGCTGCCTCGGCTAGGGGAGAAAAAGGCGTTCCCCCGACTGCTGGGGAAGTCGAAGCAGCTGGGGAAACAGGAGGAAAGTTAGTCCATTTCGATGGCCCGATGGTGTTTGCTGCAGATGATCTTCTATGTGCCACTGCAGAGATAATGGGGAAGAGTACCTATGGAACAGTGTACAAAGCCACTTTGGAAGATGGCAATCAAGTTGCAGTGAAGAGATTGAGAGAGAAGATTACAAAAGGGCAAAGAGAATTTGAGAGTGAAGTCAACATTCTTGGGAAAATCAGGCATCCTAACCTTCTTGCCTTGAGAGCATATTACTTAGGTCCCAAAGGAGAGAAACTTCTCGTTTTCGACTATATGGCTAAAGGGAGCCTCACAACTTATCTTCATG CTCGCGGTCCTGATACAACAGTAGATTGGCCGACAAGAATGAGAATAGCGAAAGGCATCGCGAGGGGATTGCTCTATCTCCACACAAATGCGAATATCATTCATGGAAATCTAACATCAAGCAATGTCTTGCTTGATGAAACTACAACTGCCAAGATTGCAGACTATGGCCTTTCGCGCCTAATGACTGCTGCTGCGAATGCAAACGTGATTGCAACTGCAGGGGCGCTAGGATATCGTGCACCCGAGCTTTCGAAGCTCAAGAAGGCCAATACAAAGACCGATGTTTATAGCCTTGGAGTCATCATCCTGGAACTCCTAACTGGGAAGTCACCCGGAGAGGCAATGAATGGTGTGGACTTGCCTCAATGGGTTGCCTCAATTGTGAAAGAGGAGTGGACTAATGAAGTTTTCGATTTGGAACTGATGAGGGATGCTTCAACGATTGGTGATGAACTGTTGAACACGTTGAAACTCGCTCTGCATTGTGTGGACCCTTCACCTTCGGCTCGCCCTGAAGTTCAGCTAGTTCTTCAACAACTCGAAGAAATTAGACCTGAAACTGCAACCAGTTCGGGCGACGATGGtgcaac